A part of Aquaspirillum sp. LM1 genomic DNA contains:
- a CDS encoding methyl-accepting chemotaxis protein yields the protein MKNLSVGQRLYGLVIVFSVVLIAVGALGLKNAADTLAGLKTVYEDRTVALGQLAQIDQRIRRNAAEFYRALALDPSSPLARHLDGSLPEHGQALRDNTRIAAAEWRKYMATYLTPEEKQQAQQVDTLLTAYEKDLVIPVAEYFGRGKLDTDTSLGFIRASGKLGNDTRTALQALIDLQERVAKQEYDTAVAGNDQTRQILLALILLGLGLGGMVSWHLIRSVTTPLGKIRDAVAHVQQSGDFTTHLAVQGQDEVAQTTRAFNDLLTTLRTALQSVQTATTTVSQEAEGLAGQSTQAASAAAHASESTSAMAAAVEQVTVSINHVGDASQQAIAQAEDAGQHAREGGEVIQRAVGEINQIAQSVREVSAIIEQLDGRSERISGVIQVIKEVADQTNLLALNAAIEAARAGEFGRGFAVVADEVRKLAERTGKATGEISLMITEIQQSSRNAVGSMDTAVQQVNAGVQLAADAGEAIVRIRNSTRQVTQTVASISESILEQGAASNTIAEQVEQVARASEQNSAIACQSANSARAVAQQASQMRLALARFRI from the coding sequence ATGAAAAATCTTAGCGTTGGGCAGCGGTTATATGGCCTTGTCATTGTCTTTTCTGTTGTCTTGATCGCGGTGGGGGCACTGGGGCTGAAAAATGCCGCCGACACGCTGGCGGGCTTGAAAACTGTCTACGAAGACCGCACGGTGGCCTTGGGCCAATTGGCGCAGATTGACCAACGCATCCGCCGCAATGCCGCCGAGTTTTACCGCGCCCTGGCGCTGGACCCCAGCAGCCCGCTGGCCAGGCACCTGGACGGCAGCCTGCCTGAACATGGCCAGGCGCTGCGCGACAATACCCGCATTGCCGCTGCAGAATGGCGCAAATACATGGCCACCTACCTGACGCCAGAAGAAAAACAACAAGCACAACAGGTAGATACCCTGCTGACCGCCTATGAAAAAGACTTGGTCATTCCCGTGGCCGAGTATTTTGGCCGGGGAAAACTGGACACAGACACCTCCCTGGGTTTCATTCGCGCCTCGGGCAAGCTTGGCAACGACACCCGGACGGCTTTGCAAGCGCTGATTGACTTGCAAGAGCGCGTGGCCAAACAGGAATACGACACTGCCGTGGCGGGCAATGATCAAACGCGCCAGATCTTGCTGGCCTTGATCCTGCTGGGTTTGGGGCTGGGCGGCATGGTGTCCTGGCACTTGATTCGCAGTGTCACCACGCCGCTGGGTAAAATCCGCGATGCGGTGGCGCATGTGCAGCAATCCGGCGATTTCACCACCCACCTGGCGGTACAAGGTCAGGATGAGGTGGCGCAAACCACCCGTGCCTTTAATGATCTGCTGACCACCCTGCGCACTGCCCTGCAGTCGGTGCAGACCGCCACGACAACCGTCAGCCAGGAAGCCGAAGGCCTGGCCGGCCAATCCACGCAAGCCGCCAGCGCCGCTGCGCACGCCAGTGAATCCACCTCGGCCATGGCGGCGGCGGTGGAGCAGGTAACGGTCAGCATCAACCATGTGGGCGACGCCAGCCAGCAGGCCATTGCCCAGGCCGAAGACGCCGGACAACACGCGCGTGAGGGCGGCGAAGTGATTCAGCGCGCCGTGGGCGAGATCAACCAGATTGCCCAGAGCGTGCGGGAGGTGTCGGCCATCATCGAACAGTTGGACGGGCGCTCCGAGCGCATTTCCGGGGTGATTCAGGTCATCAAGGAAGTGGCCGACCAGACCAATCTCTTGGCCTTGAACGCGGCCATCGAAGCTGCCCGGGCTGGCGAATTCGGGCGCGGCTTTGCCGTGGTGGCCGACGAAGTGCGCAAGCTGGCGGAGCGCACCGGCAAAGCCACCGGCGAAATCAGCCTGATGATTACTGAAATCCAGCAAAGCAGCCGCAACGCCGTGGGATCAATGGACACCGCCGTGCAGCAGGTGAATGCCGGGGTGCAACTGGCGGCGGACGCCGGCGAGGCCATTGTTCGCATTCGCAACAGCACCCGACAAGTGACGCAGACGGTGGCGTCCATCAGCGAGTCGATTCTGGAGCAAGGCGCCGCCAGCAACACCATTG